A genomic region of Venturia canescens isolate UGA chromosome 7, ASM1945775v1, whole genome shotgun sequence contains the following coding sequences:
- the l(2)37Cd gene encoding general transcription factor 3C polypeptide 5, with protein MELSDYEDGSDKDDEDFNINEHREDIDSDDSYESFDENDDEDADEEYTGPILPGGHRFDKKLLCIKYPGVVENPEKAIETLGGLGGISAACSSSNRRLELRFRPQDGYRKPTCGDKHETAGFLIRVRVKKSLVQHMEKMEMITERDNVKFHGPYDIEQLDQLLGPLGREFTSGENNTGETSENQKMQRPSCKAKTDVPEKNNYSESGSELNIQERGILYTKNSEKSVDHNSKDSIENGATKSFEDFSKDDSYQVPDAKVIGRVETEFDFQNLCDFQFLAIGKSVTDPKIVEDIYESVYPTEIPVHRWLQKKVPYFLPPPAFSRIDSVQHLSLKTEKDKGPKNVIGKTRKRLAGFSNFINFDSPETPCEPPPGIETALRIKFLQKSHLERIRRIFEERPVWSKNALTYVTEFSGEQLKFLLPSVAYYFMTGPWRTMWVKLGYDPRQDPQARKYQTLDYRLRAMHGLELTVNRKRTSSDYTLPYKSTPIIKPRATILTSMQDQREIGKKDQLLSECVYIYREGVVPPSRQMFYQYCDIHVSEIQEMLAKLPDHLPPGARCHEKHGWLPSGFSDQCREIINRQVRVVLRKQMNIPADHPTALPPKRVTKNHLRLSRLSTHILKNRAKKKRKKPQTPDEKIAESVEQTNKTNSSSPAS; from the exons ATGGAACTGAGTGATTATGAAGACGGAAGTGATAAAGACGACGAGGATTTCAACATCAATGAACATCGAGAGGATATTGACAGTGACGATTCCTACGAAAGCTTCGATGAAAAC GACGATGAAGACGCTGATGAGGAATACACCGGTCCAATTTTACCAGGGGGACATCGTTTTGACAAAAAACTTTTATGCATAAAATATCCTGGAGTAGTagaaaatcctgaaaaagcAATAGAAACTCTCGGAGGCTTGGGTGGAATATCCGCAGCCTGCAGTTCTTCCAATCGCAGATTAGAGTTGCGATTCCGTCCTCAGGATGGCTATAGAAAACCAACTTGTGGAGACAAGCACGAAACTGCAGGATTTCTAATTAGAGTTCGTGTGAAAAAATCACTTGTCCAACAcatggaaaaaatggagatGATAACAGAACGTGATAACGTCAAATTCCATGGCCCGTACGACATTGAACAGCTTGATCAACTTCTCGGACCCCTGGGAAGAGAATTCACATCTGGAGAAAACAATACAGGAGAAACCTCGGAGAACCAGAAAATGCAGAGACCTAGCTGCAAAGCTAAGACCGATGtcccagaaaaaaataactataGTGAATCTGGATCAGAACTTAATATCCAAGAAAGAGGAattttgtatacaaaaaacTCAGAAAAATCAGTTGATCATAATTCCAAGGATTCCATTGAGAATGGAGCAACAAAAAGTTTTGAGGATTTCTCCAAAGATGACAGTTATCAAGTCCCAGACGCTAAAGTTATTGGCCGAGTGGAAacagaatttgattttcaaa atcTATGCGACTTCCAATTTTTGGCAATAGGAAAAAGTGTTACGGATCCAAAAATCGTAGAAGATATTTACGAGTCGGTTTATCCTACTGAAATTCCGGTTCACCGTTGGTTACAGAAAAAAGTGCCATATTTTCTGCCTCCCCCGGCTTTCAGTCGTATAGATAGCGTTCAACATTTGAGTTTGAAGACAGAAAAGGACAAAGGTCCGAAAAACGTTATAGGAAAAACGCGAAAACGTCTCGCAGGCTTTTCGAACtttataaatttcgattcCCCGGAAACTCCGTGCGAACCACCTCCGGGTATCGAGACAGCGCTGAGAATAAAATTCCTACAGAAGTCTCATTTGGAACGCATTCGACGGATATTCGAGGAACGTCCGGTGTGGTCGAAAAATGCTCTGACCTACGTTACCGAATTTTCTGGGgaacaattaaaatttttattgcccTCTGTTGCCTATTACTTCATGACCGGACCGTGGAGAACTATGTGGGTCAAACTCGGTTATGATCCTCGACAAGATCCCCAAGCACGAAAATACCAAACTCTTGATTACAGATTGAGAGCCATGC ATGGATTGGAATTGACTGTGAACAGAAAACGCACATCTTCGGATTACACACTCCCGTACAAATCAACCCCAATCATAAAGCCACGTGCGACGATACTGACGAGTATGCAAGATCAGAGAGAGATTGGGAAAAAAGATCAACTGCTTAGTGaatgtgtatacatatatcgAGAGGGTGTCGTCCCACCGTCGAGACAAATGTTCTATCAG TACTGTGACATTCACGTTTCTGAGATTCAAGAGATGCTGGCTAAATTGCCGGATCATTTGCCACCAGGTGCGCGATGTCACGAAAAACACGGTTGGCTTCCAAGCGGATTCAGCGACCAATGTCGTGAAATTATTAATAGACAAGTTCGAGTCGTGCTAAGAAAGCAAATGAATATTCCGGCGGATC atccAACAGCCCTGCCACCAAAACGCgtgacgaaaaatcaccttCGCCTGAGCAGATTGTCGAcgcacattttgaaaaatcgtgctaAGAAAAAGCGCAAGAAGCCTCAAACTCCTGATGAGAAAATTGCCGAATCGGTGGAGCAGACGAATAAAACAAACTCCTCGTCACCGGCATCGTGA